One genomic region from Penaeus monodon isolate SGIC_2016 chromosome 24, NSTDA_Pmon_1, whole genome shotgun sequence encodes:
- the LOC119588794 gene encoding sphingomyelin phosphodiesterase-like, producing MFFGHNHGDSWQILYVPDDYVRPVPFSGPSGTNGSAHNPSFRVYTVDGGHSEATCTVLDMETYNMNMTLANLEGGRPEYALRYKAQESYGTPASLDSLVVAMATDAELFRTFLRYFCCSF from the exons ATGTTCTTCGGTCACAACCACGGAGACTCTTGGCAGATCTTGTATGTCCCTGACGATTACGTGAGACCAGTTCCATTCAGCGGACCTTC CGGCACCAACGGGTCTGCCCACAACCCTTCTTTCCGCGTGTACACGGTGGACGGCGGGCACAGCGAGGCCACTTGT ACGGTGCTTGACATGGAGACCTACAACATGAACATGACTCTGGCTAACCTCGAGGGCGGAAGACCGGAATACGCACTCAG GTATAAAGCACAGGAGAGTTATGGTACTCCAGCCTCCCTTGACAGCTTGGTCGTTGCTATGGCCACCGATGCAGAGCTTTTCCGAACGTTTTTGAGATATTTCTGCTGTTCATTTTAA